Proteins encoded within one genomic window of Apis mellifera strain DH4 linkage group LG1, Amel_HAv3.1, whole genome shotgun sequence:
- the LOC552140 gene encoding cleavage and polyadenylation specificity factor subunit 5, with product MAMATTQVKGSGWPRRASNSSFEGKVVQNQSVTINRTVNLYPLTNYTFGTKEPLFEKDPSVPARFQRMRDEFDKIGMRRSVEGVLLVHEHGLPHVLLLQLGTTFFKLPGGELNAGEDEVEGLKRLLTETFGRQDGVKQEWVIEDTIGNWWRPNFEPPQYPYVPPHITKPKEHKRLFLVQLQEKALFAVPKNYKLVAAPLFELYDNSQGYGPIISSLPQSLCRFNFIYM from the exons atggCGATGGCAACAACTCAAGTTAAAGGAAGCGGATGGCCGAGGAGAGCTAGTAACAGTTCGTTTGAAGGGAAAGTTGTACAGAACCAGTCTGTAACTATCAACAGGACAGTTAACTT ATATCCTTTGACAAACTATACATTTGGAACAAAAGAGCCACTCTTCGAGAAAGATCCATCTGTACCAGCAAGGTTTCAGCGTATGCGAGatgaattcgataaaattggaATGCGTCGCAGTGTTGAAGGGGTTTTATTGGTACATGAACATGGATTACCACATGTTCTCCTGCTCCAATTGGGAACAACTTTCTTCAAATT accTGGTGGAGAACTAAATGCAGGAGAAGACGAGGTAGAGGGCCTGAAACGGCTCCTTACAGAG acCTTTGGGCGTCAAGATGGTGTTAAACAGGAATGGGTAATAGAAGATACCATTGGAAATTGGTGGAGACCTAATTTTGAACCACCTCAGTATCCTTATGTACCACCACATATTACCAAACCGAAGGAACATAAAAGGTTGTTTCTTGTTCAACTGCAAGAGAaag ctcTATTTGCAGtaccaaaaaattataaattagtagCTGCACCATTGTTTGAATTGTATGATAATTCACAAGGATATGGACCTATTATTTCCTCCCTACCTCAATCTCTTTGCAG atttaattttatctatatgtga
- the LOC725848 gene encoding uncharacterized protein LOC725848 produces MHSRAFLFLCCSFLMVNHYCCEENVTSVTEENALAKLVKMFSKPGAFKRINAILGENSIEESFTSCPKGEEGLECRRAEARRSVDCPQGDCYCYNCAAAGPELWASCCRESLRCCSHLAAACRTCDHPTLYPFCSKHFKKCLVELKKQN; encoded by the exons ATGCATTCTCGcgcatttctatttctttgttGTTCGTTTCTGATGGTAAACCATTATTGTTGCGAGGAAAATGTCACTAGTGTCACAGAAGAAAACGCGTTAGCGAAATTAGTCAAAATGTTTTCAAAACCCGGGGCATTCAAACga ATTAACGCAATACTCggtgaaaattcgatcgaagaatCTTTTACTTCTTGTCCAAAAGGTGAGGAAGGCCTCGAATGCAGAAGAGCTGAGGCCAGGCGATCCGTCGACTGTCCTCAAG GTGATTGTTATTGCTACAATTGTGCTGCAGCTGGTCCTGAGTTATGGGCATCCTGTTGTCGTGAAAGCTTGCGATGCTGTTCGCATCTTGCAGCGGCATGTCGTACCTGCGACCATCCAACGCTATACCCATTTTGctcaaaacattttaaaaaatgtctcGTCGAATTGAAAAAGCAAAATTAA
- the LOC552118 gene encoding pyrimidodiazepine synthase, producing MSSKHLTIGSVAPPIVPGKIRLYSMRFCPYAQRIHLVLDAKHIPHDVVYVNLTHKPDWLLEKSPLGKVPCIELEGGEILYESLVIAEYLDDTYPQNKLYPNDPLARAKDKLLIGRFNSVINTMCKLFINTSIDQDIFDEALSELELFERELASRGTPFFHGNSPGMLDFMIWPWWERSNTIKMLRGDQFTIPHDRFKRLLEWRSAMKENPAIRSNYLDTEIHAKYMQSRRAGTPQYDLITD from the exons ATGAGTTCTAAACATTTGACTATCg GATCAGTTGCTCCACCCATTGTACCTGGAAAAATACGTTTATATAGTATGCGATTTTGTCCATATGCCCAAAGAATTCATTTAGTACTTGACGCGAAACATATACC tcaTGATGTTGTTTATGTAAATTTGACTCATAAACCTGATTGGCTACTAGAAAAAAGTCCTTTGGGTAAAGTTCCATGTATAGAATTagaaggaggagaaatattatatgaaagtcTTGTAATTGCTGAATATTTGGATGATACATATCCACAAAACAAACTATATCCTAATGATCCTCTAGCTAGAGCTAAGGATAAGTTGTTAATTGGTAGATTTAATTCTGTTATAAATACTATGTGTAAG ttgTTTATTAATACATCTATAGATCAAGATATATTTGATGAAGCTTTATCAGAGTTGGAACTTTTTGAAAGAGAACTTGCATCAAGAGGTACACCATTCTTTCATGGTAATTCTCCTGGCATGTTAGATTTTATGATATGGCCATGGTGGGAAAGATccaatacaattaaaatgctACGTGGAGATCAGTTTACTATACCACATGATAGATTTAAAAGACTG ttGGAATGGAGATCTGCCATGAAAGAAAATCCTGCTATTAGATCTAATTATCTTGATACTGAAATTCATGCTAAGTACATGCAAAGTCGTCGTGCTGGAACTCCACAATATGATTTGATtactgattaa
- the LOC107964502 gene encoding uncharacterized protein LOC107964502, with protein sequence MTQDESIMTKIQKVEDTLNESMYKLDMLTKKLKTKLLTMETREELETQLEEIKEVLKKNEEKLKKLRKQNTKSFMIAASIIFVCFLLYGLYLMFYGTI encoded by the exons ATGACACAAGATGAATCAATCATGACAAAG aTACAGAAAGTAGAGGATACATTAAATGAATCTATGTATAAATTAGATATGCTgacaaaaaaacttaaaacaaaattactcACAATGGAAACTCGTGAAGAGTTGGAAACAcaattagaagaaattaaagaggtacttaaaaagaatgaagaaaaattaaaaaaattaagaaaacagAATACAAAATCATTCATGATAGCAGCAAGCATAATTTTTGTATGTTTTCTGCTCTatggattatatttaatgttttatggaacaatataa